The Halorhabdus sp. BNX81 genome includes a region encoding these proteins:
- a CDS encoding glutathione S-transferase N-terminal domain-containing protein, translated as MSNLELYELDGCPFCAKVTKKLDDLDLEYESHMVPAAKSARDEVEAVSGQRGVPVLVDNDNGVEGMPESDDIVDYLEETYGSGA; from the coding sequence ATGTCGAACCTCGAACTCTACGAACTGGACGGCTGTCCGTTCTGTGCGAAAGTCACGAAGAAACTCGACGACCTCGACCTCGAATACGAGTCCCACATGGTTCCCGCCGCAAAGAGCGCCCGCGACGAAGTCGAGGCAGTCAGCGGTCAGCGCGGCGTCCCCGTTCTGGTCGACAACGACAACGGGGTCGAAGGGATGCCCGAGAGCGACGACATCGTCGACTATCTCGAAGAAACGTACGGCAGCGGCGCGTGA
- a CDS encoding PH domain-containing protein, translating to MRQRHEWFGPDALATLYRTYLVGSLVVTMGIPIAVTALAEDIPWYVPAGLAGLTIGLLAFIWWWSAAYARSVGFRLTDDEIESRGGVWWHSQSTVPYSRITNAETKQGPITRRFGVGSVAIQTAGQGAQSTAELTIQGVADYEELREQILESVREGGPEPEGTGGTTHTGTADEATLDALLDEVRAIRERLE from the coding sequence ATGCGACAACGACACGAGTGGTTCGGCCCCGACGCGTTGGCCACGCTGTATCGGACGTATCTCGTCGGCTCGCTGGTGGTGACGATGGGTATTCCGATCGCCGTGACAGCCCTCGCCGAAGACATCCCCTGGTACGTTCCTGCCGGGCTGGCTGGCCTGACGATCGGTCTGCTTGCGTTCATCTGGTGGTGGTCGGCCGCGTACGCCCGGTCGGTCGGCTTCCGGCTGACTGACGACGAGATCGAGTCCCGCGGCGGCGTCTGGTGGCACAGCCAGTCGACCGTCCCCTATTCGCGGATCACGAACGCCGAGACCAAACAGGGACCGATCACCCGCCGCTTTGGCGTCGGCAGCGTCGCCATTCAGACCGCCGGGCAAGGCGCACAGAGTACGGCCGAACTGACAATACAGGGGGTCGCCGACTACGAGGAACTCCGTGAACAGATTCTCGAATCCGTCCGGGAGGGGGGACCCGAACCGGAGGGGACTGGCGGCACCACACATACCGGGACGGCCGACGAAGCGACCCTGGATGCGCTCCTCGATGAGGTGCGGGCCATTCGCGAGCGACTCGAGTGA
- a CDS encoding NCS2 family permease, whose protein sequence is MAVTDTLADYFEFEEHGTDLRTEIIAGITTFLAMSYIIVVNPAVLSEAISVGENTFQMLAVVTIIASVAAMLVMAFYANLPFGLAPGMGLNAFFVVVVTQLEIPWETALAAVLIEGLLFIGLTAVGAREYVIKLFPEPIKLAIGAGIGLFLALLGLEQMRVITQTETINPLIGTDPIAILAVAGIIVTFALWARDIQGSIVLGILSTSVAAYVVSALGVMPAGNGGEDVLLVETATLAPGLDNIAFDFAAFDISPLAFAFVDGLQNVEGLAFALVIFTFFFVDFFDTAGTLTGLGHAADLTDESGNLPEMNKPLMADAVGTTVGGILGTSTVTTYIESSTGIGEGGRTGMTALVVAGLFLITLPVVPLLDVIPSFAPYIALVVVAVMMLQNITDINWGDTVHAVPAGLTIIIMPLTQSIAYGIAAGLLTYPIVAFAADRREEVHPAQWIMALVCIGYFAVRFRVLV, encoded by the coding sequence ATGGCGGTAACAGACACACTCGCCGATTACTTCGAGTTCGAGGAGCACGGCACCGACCTCCGGACGGAGATCATCGCGGGGATTACGACGTTTCTGGCGATGTCGTATATCATCGTCGTGAATCCTGCGGTACTCTCAGAAGCAATCAGCGTAGGGGAGAACACGTTCCAGATGCTGGCTGTCGTGACGATCATCGCGTCCGTCGCAGCCATGCTCGTCATGGCCTTTTACGCCAATTTACCGTTCGGCCTGGCGCCAGGAATGGGCTTGAACGCGTTTTTCGTGGTGGTTGTCACACAACTGGAAATCCCCTGGGAGACGGCACTCGCTGCTGTCCTTATTGAAGGCCTCCTGTTTATTGGGCTGACGGCAGTCGGGGCTCGAGAGTATGTTATCAAACTGTTTCCGGAACCGATCAAACTCGCCATCGGGGCGGGTATCGGGTTGTTTCTTGCACTGCTGGGGCTCGAACAGATGCGGGTCATCACCCAGACGGAGACGATCAATCCGCTGATCGGCACTGATCCGATCGCTATCCTCGCCGTCGCCGGCATCATTGTCACTTTCGCGCTGTGGGCCCGCGATATCCAGGGATCGATCGTTCTTGGGATTCTGTCCACCAGCGTCGCGGCATACGTCGTCTCTGCGCTTGGCGTCATGCCGGCAGGCAACGGCGGTGAGGACGTCCTCCTCGTTGAAACGGCGACGCTTGCGCCGGGTCTCGACAACATTGCCTTTGACTTCGCGGCCTTCGATATCTCACCGCTCGCCTTCGCGTTCGTCGACGGGCTACAGAACGTTGAGGGGCTGGCGTTTGCACTCGTGATATTCACGTTCTTCTTCGTTGACTTTTTCGACACTGCCGGGACACTGACTGGTCTTGGCCATGCTGCCGACTTGACTGACGAGTCGGGGAACCTCCCCGAGATGAACAAGCCGCTGATGGCTGACGCCGTCGGGACAACGGTCGGCGGCATATTGGGTACCTCCACCGTTACGACCTACATCGAATCCTCGACCGGGATCGGCGAGGGGGGTCGAACGGGTATGACGGCATTGGTGGTTGCCGGGCTGTTCCTCATTACGCTGCCGGTCGTGCCGCTGCTCGATGTGATCCCGTCGTTCGCACCGTACATCGCGCTGGTCGTCGTCGCGGTGATGATGCTCCAAAACATCACAGATATCAACTGGGGCGACACGGTCCACGCCGTCCCTGCCGGCCTGACCATCATCATCATGCCGCTGACCCAGAGCATCGCCTACGGTATCGCTGCCGGGCTTCTCACGTACCCGATCGTCGCCTTCGCTGCTGATCGGCGTGAAGAGGTCCATCCCGCTCAGTGGATCATGGCACTGGTCTGTATCGGGTACTTCGCCGTTCGCTTCCGCGTCCTCGTCTGA
- the hisI gene encoding phosphoribosyl-AMP cyclohydrolase: MRGDAVFPGMVASDAHDVPDVDLAFADNEYLPAVAQDAESGDVLMLAYVTREALDRTRETGLAHYYSRSREELWQKGETSGNVQHVEEIRVDCDGDALLYLIEQDGGACHTGFRSCFHRTIDGEVVGERVFDPDDVYE; encoded by the coding sequence ATGCGCGGAGACGCCGTCTTTCCGGGTATGGTTGCGAGTGACGCCCACGATGTCCCCGACGTCGATCTCGCCTTCGCGGACAACGAGTACCTGCCGGCGGTCGCCCAGGACGCCGAGTCGGGCGATGTCCTGATGCTTGCCTACGTCACGCGGGAGGCACTCGACCGGACCCGCGAGACCGGCCTGGCACACTATTACTCCCGGAGTCGTGAGGAACTCTGGCAGAAGGGCGAAACGAGCGGGAACGTCCAGCACGTCGAGGAGATCCGGGTCGACTGCGACGGCGACGCACTGCTGTATCTGATCGAACAGGACGGCGGGGCCTGTCACACCGGTTTCCGATCGTGCTTCCACCGGACGATCGACGGCGAGGTCGTCGGCGAACGGGTCTTCGATCCCGATGATGTCTACGAATGA
- a CDS encoding phosphoribosyltransferase family protein, whose amino-acid sequence MKRLEKTTLQLRAVSVLRRLKASRTYDELAAETGLSASDLNRYVNGHVLPGVERAGEIVEDLGRTTLAAEIESRIERNEDGYVDNTDVVFDQPLLDLVAGVAAETFDFERPDAVLTAATDGITIAGAMARHFDVPVVYAKKSRETGVSEFIDARQRLTPGIEITYSLPASALDAGDDVLLVDDFVRSGSTQQLLLDLADRAGAVVSSVFTLIAVGEDGLDTVRESTGAPVVAFTRLPEASEPDMYPRT is encoded by the coding sequence ATGAAGCGTCTCGAAAAGACCACCCTCCAGTTGCGGGCCGTCTCGGTGCTCCGGCGGCTGAAGGCGAGTCGGACCTACGACGAACTCGCCGCCGAGACCGGGCTGTCGGCAAGCGATCTCAACCGGTACGTCAACGGCCACGTCCTGCCGGGCGTCGAGCGTGCCGGGGAGATCGTCGAGGACCTCGGCCGCACGACCCTCGCCGCCGAGATCGAATCCCGTATCGAACGGAACGAAGACGGATACGTGGATAATACTGACGTGGTTTTCGACCAGCCGCTGCTCGACCTCGTCGCCGGCGTGGCCGCCGAGACGTTCGACTTCGAGCGCCCCGACGCGGTGCTCACGGCCGCGACTGACGGCATCACGATCGCGGGGGCGATGGCCCGTCATTTCGACGTCCCGGTCGTCTACGCGAAGAAGTCCCGCGAGACCGGCGTTTCGGAGTTTATCGATGCCCGCCAGCGACTCACACCCGGCATCGAGATCACCTACTCGTTGCCAGCAAGCGCCCTCGATGCCGGTGACGACGTCTTGCTCGTCGATGACTTCGTCCGCTCGGGGTCCACCCAACAGCTCCTGCTCGATCTCGCGGACCGTGCCGGCGCAGTGGTTTCCAGCGTGTTCACGCTGATCGCCGTCGGCGAGGACGGCCTCGATACCGTCCGCGAGTCGACTGGGGCCCCTGTCGTCGCGTTCACGAGGCTACCCGAAGCCAGCGAACCCGATATGTATCCACGAACGTGA
- the pyrE gene encoding orotate phosphoribosyltransferase translates to MTQALIDALRDADAVRYGEFELSHGGTSEYYVDKYVFETDPTCLGLIAEAFAEALDGRKLAGVALGAVPLVAVTSAETDTPYVIVRKQQKEYGTGNLIEGELDDGEEVVVLEDIATTGQSAIDAVEALREAGAVVDRVLVVVDRQEGARENLAEHDIELESLVTAEELLADVDGEA, encoded by the coding sequence ATGACTCAGGCGCTCATCGACGCGTTACGCGATGCCGACGCCGTCCGTTACGGCGAGTTCGAACTCTCACACGGCGGGACGAGCGAGTACTACGTCGACAAGTACGTCTTCGAGACCGATCCCACCTGTCTCGGATTGATCGCCGAGGCGTTCGCCGAGGCACTCGACGGGCGGAAACTCGCCGGCGTCGCGCTGGGCGCGGTCCCGCTGGTGGCCGTCACCAGCGCCGAGACCGATACGCCCTACGTGATCGTCCGCAAGCAACAGAAGGAGTACGGGACGGGCAACCTCATCGAGGGCGAACTCGACGACGGCGAGGAGGTCGTCGTCTTAGAGGACATCGCCACCACCGGCCAGAGTGCGATCGACGCCGTCGAGGCGCTTCGGGAGGCTGGCGCAGTTGTCGACCGCGTGCTGGTCGTCGTGGACCGCCAGGAGGGGGCTCGTGAAAATCTGGCCGAGCACGACATCGAACTCGAATCGCTGGTGACTGCCGAGGAACTGCTCGCGGATGTCGACGGCGAGGCCTGA
- a CDS encoding transglutaminase domain-containing protein, producing the protein MSEDNSADGPAVGEAVFVVLTVVAVVLSAAFLPVFDVFDMLGGADLSESIGGGQGGGSGGATTPADSGEDTPLAESGAGSPVGSGLSLSQSPSELPVAGGRDPDDGLEKTPLFVVNSSRDTYWRQTAYMGYTGTGWTRSVETRPVEAGIPYDNRTVDGRTFDYRIELLTRAGSLPTAWQPDTVTLSNASTAGRLEASTVGGITSTQPLPSGTTYEARSATPPDDPSTLRAAGRSYPGSIIETYTQLPAETPDRVESFTRRLTADSRTPYDAARTVRDWLRTNKAYSLNTSIDTDEPIADQFLFEVEKGYCQHFATTMVVMLRSQGIPARYAVGFAGGEQVNENQYLVTSDRGHAWVEVYFPDVGWVTFEPTASGDLPVDIPQPPYNISLNRSAVAGAPVSVTVEKNDSSVVGAPVFVAGDHVGWTDSDGRITTRLPYVRNVTIVARPPGSGTKYDDRDDEQRVAVGSRRAPGPSPVGSSPVAAMSTRSSLDPRPGSVAQFGLMSGLQGSRRQTEDGRNESAETYFAETNGTIAVLDDQPVSDAALLSVTVEDVPVRNATVSVDGTGVGATNATGHFELPVASLSPGDYRVTATRGAVGANTTIIVAEPSRTPEPTTPEPTDSQAISLSVSPSLGIPLPFGPATVTATRQGEPIADVPVSVSPSSADRAADSTPVGRTDDNGTLGVTFPIADSVTVAGVGPGGSTAETTVRGLYANAVGGGTALVSTVVAVLVGLHLRGHSLQSIWTRIVSLSRFGVDALLRLSAAIVSAAQSLGTTLRQALTAFRSLSVLHPETWRRLLWLLDPRRLLAWLRGLFRRVGSQAETGEESARAAGAATTEDGTDDEVRAPPGLRALWRQFVSLVRPSRPSTRTPGEIGRRAVARGLPERPVRYLTALYRRAEYGGEQPDQSRIERARDALDSIRAGEDE; encoded by the coding sequence ATGAGTGAGGACAACTCGGCCGACGGTCCGGCGGTTGGTGAGGCAGTGTTCGTCGTTCTCACGGTCGTCGCCGTTGTCCTCTCGGCCGCGTTCCTGCCTGTCTTCGATGTTTTCGACATGCTCGGCGGGGCCGATCTCTCGGAGAGCATTGGTGGCGGTCAAGGGGGCGGTTCGGGCGGTGCCACGACGCCCGCCGACAGCGGTGAGGATACTCCGCTTGCGGAATCCGGGGCCGGTTCGCCCGTCGGCTCCGGCCTCAGTCTCTCCCAATCGCCGTCGGAGCTCCCGGTCGCCGGCGGTCGGGATCCGGACGATGGGCTCGAAAAGACCCCGCTGTTCGTCGTCAATTCGTCCCGGGACACCTACTGGCGCCAGACGGCGTACATGGGCTATACGGGCACCGGCTGGACCCGATCGGTCGAGACCCGGCCGGTCGAGGCCGGCATTCCGTACGACAATCGAACGGTCGATGGCCGCACGTTCGACTATCGGATCGAACTGCTGACCCGGGCGGGGTCGTTGCCGACGGCCTGGCAGCCAGACACGGTGACTCTCTCGAACGCGTCGACGGCTGGCCGTCTCGAAGCGTCGACTGTCGGTGGCATCACCAGCACACAGCCCTTGCCGTCGGGGACCACCTACGAGGCCCGGAGTGCCACGCCGCCCGATGATCCGTCGACACTGCGGGCTGCCGGGCGGTCGTACCCGGGCTCCATCATTGAGACGTACACCCAACTGCCGGCCGAGACGCCCGATCGGGTCGAATCGTTCACCCGGCGGTTGACGGCCGATTCGCGGACACCCTATGACGCCGCGAGGACTGTCCGTGACTGGCTTCGGACGAACAAAGCCTATTCGCTGAACACCTCGATCGATACTGACGAACCCATCGCCGACCAGTTCCTCTTCGAGGTCGAGAAGGGCTACTGTCAGCATTTCGCGACGACGATGGTGGTCATGCTCCGGAGCCAGGGGATTCCGGCGCGATACGCCGTCGGGTTCGCCGGCGGGGAGCAGGTCAACGAGAACCAGTATCTCGTCACCAGCGACAGGGGCCACGCGTGGGTCGAAGTCTACTTCCCCGACGTCGGCTGGGTGACGTTCGAACCCACGGCGTCGGGTGACCTCCCCGTCGACATCCCCCAGCCACCCTACAACATTTCGCTGAACCGGTCGGCCGTGGCCGGGGCACCGGTTTCCGTCACCGTCGAGAAAAACGACAGTAGCGTCGTCGGCGCGCCGGTATTCGTGGCAGGCGACCACGTCGGCTGGACGGATTCGGACGGGCGGATCACGACCCGATTGCCGTACGTCCGGAACGTGACGATCGTGGCACGACCGCCGGGGTCGGGAACCAAGTACGACGATCGGGACGACGAGCAGCGTGTCGCGGTCGGCTCCCGGCGTGCGCCCGGGCCATCCCCGGTGGGATCGTCACCGGTGGCCGCGATGTCCACCCGATCCTCCCTCGATCCCCGCCCGGGGTCCGTGGCCCAGTTCGGACTGATGTCCGGTCTCCAGGGATCGAGACGCCAGACTGAGGACGGCCGCAACGAGTCCGCGGAGACATACTTTGCCGAAACCAACGGGACGATCGCCGTCCTCGACGACCAGCCGGTCAGCGACGCGGCTCTGCTCTCGGTCACGGTCGAGGACGTCCCGGTCAGGAATGCGACGGTATCAGTTGACGGAACGGGTGTCGGAGCGACCAACGCGACTGGCCACTTTGAACTCCCCGTCGCGTCGCTTTCGCCGGGCGACTACCGTGTCACTGCGACTCGCGGAGCCGTTGGCGCGAACACCACGATCATTGTCGCCGAACCGTCCCGAACCCCCGAGCCGACGACACCCGAGCCGACGGACAGCCAGGCGATCTCCCTCTCGGTGTCCCCGTCCCTGGGGATCCCGCTTCCATTCGGTCCGGCGACGGTCACGGCCACCCGACAGGGCGAGCCGATCGCCGACGTTCCGGTTTCAGTCAGCCCATCGTCTGCCGATAGGGCCGCCGACTCGACGCCAGTGGGCCGCACGGATGACAACGGCACGCTCGGGGTGACGTTCCCGATCGCCGATTCGGTCACCGTCGCCGGCGTTGGCCCGGGGGGATCGACCGCCGAAACGACGGTTCGCGGGCTCTATGCGAATGCCGTCGGCGGCGGTACCGCGCTCGTTTCGACCGTCGTGGCGGTGCTCGTCGGCCTGCATCTCCGTGGCCACTCGTTGCAGTCGATCTGGACCCGTATCGTCTCCCTTTCGCGGTTCGGTGTGGATGCGCTCCTTCGGCTCTCGGCTGCTATCGTCAGCGCCGCCCAGTCCCTCGGGACAACTCTCAGACAGGCCCTCACGGCCTTTCGGTCGCTGTCAGTGCTTCACCCGGAGACCTGGCGGCGGCTGTTGTGGCTCCTCGACCCGCGACGACTGCTCGCGTGGCTTCGGGGGCTCTTCCGGCGCGTCGGGTCACAGGCAGAGACCGGCGAGGAGTCGGCTCGGGCCGCCGGTGCGGCGACGACCGAAGACGGGACCGACGACGAGGTGCGTGCACCGCCGGGATTGCGGGCCCTCTGGCGGCAGTTCGTCTCGCTGGTCCGGCCGTCGCGACCGTCGACACGGACTCCCGGGGAGATCGGCCGGCGTGCGGTCGCGCGGGGATTGCCCGAGCGGCCGGTGCGATATCTGACGGCGTTGTATCGACGGGCGGAGTACGGTGGCGAGCAGCCGGATCAGTCCCGTATCGAACGCGCTCGGGACGCACTCGACTCGATTCGGGCGGGTGAGGACGAATGA